TCGATGTGGGTGGTGCCGATGATCGGGTCGCCGCCGATGCCGATGGCGGTGGAGAAGCCGAAGTCGCGCAGCTCGTACATCATCTGGTAGGTCAGCGTGCCGGACTTCGACACCAGGCCGATCCGGCCGGGGCCGGAGATGTTGGCCGGGATGATGCCCGCGTTGGACTGGCCGGGGCTGATCAGGCCCGGGCAGTTCGGGCCGATGATCCGGGTCTTGTTGCCGGTGGCGACGGCGTGCGCCCAGAACGCGGCGGTGTCGTGCACCGGGATGCCCTCGGTGATGACGACGGCCAGCTCGATGCCCGAGTCGATCGCCTCGATCACGGCGGCCTTGGCGAACGCCGGCGGCACGAAGATCACGGTGACGTTGGCGCCGGTGGCCTCGATGGCCTCCGACACGGTGCCGAACACCGGCAGCACGTTGCCGTCGAAGTCGACCTTCTCGCCGGCCTTGCGCGGGTTCACGCCGCCGACGATGTTGGTGCCCGAGGCCAGCATGCGCTTGGTGTGCTTGGTGCCCTCGGCGCCGGTCATGCCCTGGACGATGACCTTGCTGTCCTTGTTGATGAAGATAGCCATCGTCAGACCCCCGCAGCCGCGAGCTCGGCGGCCTTGTCGGCCGCGTTGTCCATAGTGTCCACCACGGTCACCAGCGGGTGGTTGGCCTCGGCGAGGATCCGGCGACCCTCCTCCACGTTGTTGCCGTCGAGGCGGACCACGAGCGGCTTGGCGGCCTCGTCGCCCAGGATCTCCAGGGCCTTGACGATGCCGGTGGCGACCGCGTCGCACGCGGTGATGCCGCCGAAGACGTTGACGAACACGGACTTGACGTCCGGGTCGTTGAGGATGATGTCCAGGCCGTTGGCCATCACCTCGGCGGAGGCGCCGCCACCGATGTCGAGGAAGTTGGCGGGCTTGACGTTGGCGTGCTTCTCACCCGCGTAGGCGACGACGTCGAGGGTGGACATCACGAGGCCGGCGCCGTTGCCGATGATGCCGACCTGGCCGTCGAGCTTGACGTAGTTGAGGCCCTTCTCCTTGGCCTTGGCCTCCAGCGGGTCCTCGGCCTGCTTGTCCACCAGCGCCTCGTGGGCCGGGTGGCGGAAGGAGGCGTTCTCGTCGAGGGTGACCTTGCCGTCGAGCGCGACGATCCTGCCCTCGGGGTCGCGGACCAGCGGGTTCACCTCGACCAGGGTGGCGTCCTCCCCGACGAAGGTGTCCCACAGCTTCACGATCACGTCGGCGACCTGGTCGGCCACCTCGGCGGGGAAGTTGGCGGCCTTGACGATCTCGTCGGCCTTCGCGCGGTCGACGCCCTTGATGGCGTCGACGGGGACCTTGGCCAGGGCCTCGGGCTTGGTCGCGGCGACCTCTTCGATGTCCATGCCGCCCTCGACGGAGGCCATCGCGAGGAAGGTGCGGTTCGCGCGGTCGAGCAGGAAGGAGAAGTAGTACTCCTCGGCGATGTCGGACGCGGGGGTCACCAGCACGCGGTGCACGGTGTGGCCCTTGATGTCCAGGCCGAGGATCGCGTCGGCCTTGGTCTCGGTCTCGTCCGGGGTCTCGGCGAGCTTGACGCCGCCCGCCTTGCCACGGCCACCCGTCTTGACCTGGGCCTTGACCACGACGGTCTGGCCGAAGCGCTCGGCGATGGCCTTGGCTTCGGCGGGGGTGCTCGCCACGTCGCCCGGAAGTACCGGGACGTCGTGGGCGGCGAAGAGGTCCTTCGCCTGGTACTCGTACAGGTCCACTCGGGTCTCCTGCGACGTCGGTGTCGGACACCGCGTCATTGCTGGTGCGGTCCTCGATGGTCCGGCGCTCCAGGTTGGGGCCTGGTGCTCACCTACGTACCAGGCATCACCTGGAACGCCGGCATAGCCGTGGGGGGACCGGCTCGACGCGGCTGCGGAAGACACTATCGACCTGCTGGGACCTCGCCGCACGCCACACCCGTGAAGTCCGTCATAGAGGTGGTGAGGTCGATCACCACACCGATTCAGGCGGGTGTGGGGGTGGCGGGTTCGCGAGGGACGCTCGTGGTTTCGCCGGGAGCTGTTTCACGGGGGGCTGGTGGTTCACGGGCGGCGCTCGCCGCTGGGCAGGCCGCCAAGAGAGGGGACAAGCGGGCGAGGGGGCGGGTTGTGCGCGGTGGCGCGGCAGCCGTGGGCTGTGGCTGTGGCGTGCCGGAGGCGGTGGTGGTGGGGTGCCGGGTCAGCGGGTGGTGCGGACGGCTGCGGCGATGAGGAAGGCGGCCGTTGCGGTGGCGGCCAGCCAGAGACCCGGGCCCGGGGTGGCTTCGGTGGCTCGGGCGGCGGTCAGGGGGTACTCCAGGGCTCGGACGGCGGTCACCAGGGCCGCGCCCAGCAGGAGGGCGGCGCCCTGGTTGACGCGGGACCTGAGGGCGATCGCGGCGGCGGTGACGAGTGCCGCGAGTGCGATCAGCAGGCCCCAGGAGCCCGCTTGGAGGCTGAAGGCGCCTACCGGGGTGTAGTCCGGGGCCTTGAGCACCGGCATGCCGAATGCGCCCAGGGACAGCAGGACGGCGATCAGCACCACGGTCATCAGGGGTAGTGGGGGTTCGGTGGTGGTCGTGCCCGCCTCGTCGCGTTCGACGGCGCCGGCCAGGGCTGCGGCCAGGGCTGCCGCTCCGGCCAGGAGGACGGCCAGGGCGGTGAACCAGACGCCGGGGCCCGGTTCGACCGCGTCCACCCGGGTGGCGGCGAAGACGGCGTCCAGCGCGCCGGCGGCGGCCAGGGGGACGGTGGCGCTCGCGACGGTGAAGGCGGGGCGGACCGGGGCCTTGGCCAGCAGGGCCAGGGACAGGGCGCCGGTGACGATGGCGGCCGGCCACAGGAGGCGAACGGCGTAGTCGGTGGGTGCGGGCAGGCCCTCGGGGAGGACGAGGTGGGCGGTCGTGGCGCCTGCCGCGGCGGCCAGGGCGGTGGCCAGGCCGAGGGTGCCGGTGATGACGTGCAGGCGGCGGAGGCCGGGGAGTTCCGGGGTGTGCTGGTCCTCGGTGGTCTGCCGGGTGGTCCTGGTGCGTTGGGGCCAGGCCAGGGCCGCGGCGGCGGCCAGGACCAGGAACGGGCCGGCGGCGAAGCCGACGCGGTCCACGGCCAGGGCCGTGGCGAGGGGTGGGAGTGCCGCGGCGAGCAGGGCGGTGGCCAGGCCGAGCAGGCCGCCGCGGCGGACTTCGCGGGTGGTGGCGCTGGCGGTGAGGACGGCCAGGACCGGGGCGGCGATGGTGAGCAGGAGGCCGCCGACCATGGGCAGGGGTGGGGACTCGAACGGGCCGCGGGCCGGGATGAAGGCGTCGGTCGAGGTGAAGGGGGCGGTGAACAGGCCCACCGCGGCGATCGCGCCCGCCGTGGCGGGGAGGACGAAGCCGGAGCGCTCGGTGCGCGCGTCCGGTTCGGCGAGGGTGGCGACGGCCAGGGCGCCGGCTGCGATGAGCAGGACGTGCCCGGTGATGAGCAGCCACGTGCCGGTGGTCGGGGTGAGTTCGCCCAGGGTGGTCGGGCGGAAGAGTTCCGGGCGCGAGGTGTCGACGGCGTCCACCGCGAGCTGGAGGTCGTCGAGCAGGCGGCCGATCGCGAAGGTGGCGGGGGCGATGAGGACCGCCGCCGAGGTCGACTCCCGGCCGCGGAGGAGGAAGAGGGCGGACAGGGCCGCGGGGAGCAGGGCCAGGGCGGCCAGCAGTGGCCAGGCGGTGAAGGCGGGGGGTGCGGGCGGCGCGGAACCGTCGCCCGCGCTCGCGACCACGCCCACCACCGGGGCCACCGCCGTCAGCACCGAGCCCAGTGCGGCGGAGCCGACCGCCACCCGCAGCCTCGTGGGCGCCGGGGAGACCGTTTCAGCGGTTCGGATCATCGGTTGGACGCTAGCAAAGGAGGCGGGCGGGGAGGAGGGGACGGGAGGCGGCGTCCGGGTCCTCGGGCCAGGTGGAACGGGGCGGGAATAGATCTCGGGGGGCGGTAGTTGAGCGCGGTATCACATACCTTCACCGGTATGGGTGGTTTGGCTCGGCGGCTGGTGGGGACGGTGGCGGGCTGGGCCGGGGACGGGGTGGTGGCCGCGCGGGGAGCGGCCGGGGAAGTGCTCGGGGTTGCGGGGGGTGTTGTTCGGGCTGCTGTTTCGCCTGGTGGGGTATGGGGAGTTGCGGTCGAGGCCGCTTGGTTGGCGGCGCACACCGTCCTCTACCCGTGGGGGGTTGTCGAGGAGCGGTTGCGGCCTGAGGGGCACTTGAGGGCCTATCGAACAGACGGTCTACCCCCTCGGCAGCGGGGGCTGCTCGTTTCGGCCATGGAGGCGGCGGGCACCCCGATCGTGCTGGTGCACGGCATCGGGGACAACCGGTCCGCCTTCGCAGTGCTGTCGGGGGCGCTGCGGAGGCGCGGCTTCGGGGTGGTGCACGCGGTGAACTACAGCGTGCTGACCGCGTTGACGGGGGACGTCCGGCGGTCGGCGGCGCTGCTCGGGGAGCACGTCGAGCGCGTCTGCGAGCAGACGGGCGCGGACCGGGTGCACGTGGTCGGGCACTCGCTGGGCGGGCTGATCGCCCGTTACTACGTGCAGCGCCTGCACGGGGACGCGCGGGTGCGCACGCTGGTCACCCTGGGCACCCCGCACGGCGGCACGCTCACCGCCTACCTCTTCCCCACGCCGCTGACCCGCCAGCTCCGGCCCGGTTCCGACCTGCTGTCCGAGTTGGCCGAACCGTCCCCCCGCCCCTGCCGCACCCGCTTCGCGGTGGTGTGGAGCGAGATGGACCAGGTGGTCGTCCCCCAGCGCAACGCCCGGTTGGAGCACCCCTCGCTGGTCGTCGAGGAGTACCGGATACGTGATTCAGGTCACCTTTCGCTATCGGTTGACGGACGCGCTCTGCACGCGGTTGTGAGCGCCATCACTCGATCGGACGACATCCAGGATCACCCCATCGTGCCTGGCCGTCCGGGGTTTAGTAGCGCTGATATGACCCAGAGTCATCGGCCTTCGGGGCTTTAGTCCACCTGACTGCTCATCGGCCGACATCGACGTCGGGGATTGCCCTTAAGGGCTCCGCCCCGTTACTGTCCCCCGGTCCGTTGTCACGG
This portion of the Saccharothrix syringae genome encodes:
- the sucC gene encoding ADP-forming succinate--CoA ligase subunit beta, which translates into the protein MDLYEYQAKDLFAAHDVPVLPGDVASTPAEAKAIAERFGQTVVVKAQVKTGGRGKAGGVKLAETPDETETKADAILGLDIKGHTVHRVLVTPASDIAEEYYFSFLLDRANRTFLAMASVEGGMDIEEVAATKPEALAKVPVDAIKGVDRAKADEIVKAANFPAEVADQVADVIVKLWDTFVGEDATLVEVNPLVRDPEGRIVALDGKVTLDENASFRHPAHEALVDKQAEDPLEAKAKEKGLNYVKLDGQVGIIGNGAGLVMSTLDVVAYAGEKHANVKPANFLDIGGGASAEVMANGLDIILNDPDVKSVFVNVFGGITACDAVATGIVKALEILGDEAAKPLVVRLDGNNVEEGRRILAEANHPLVTVVDTMDNAADKAAELAAAGV
- a CDS encoding esterase/lipase family protein, which produces MEAAGTPIVLVHGIGDNRSAFAVLSGALRRRGFGVVHAVNYSVLTALTGDVRRSAALLGEHVERVCEQTGADRVHVVGHSLGGLIARYYVQRLHGDARVRTLVTLGTPHGGTLTAYLFPTPLTRQLRPGSDLLSELAEPSPRPCRTRFAVVWSEMDQVVVPQRNARLEHPSLVVEEYRIRDSGHLSLSVDGRALHAVVSAITRSDDIQDHPIVPGRPGFSSADMTQSHRPSGL
- the sucD gene encoding succinate--CoA ligase subunit alpha, with the protein product MAIFINKDSKVIVQGMTGAEGTKHTKRMLASGTNIVGGVNPRKAGEKVDFDGNVLPVFGTVSEAIEATGANVTVIFVPPAFAKAAVIEAIDSGIELAVVITEGIPVHDTAAFWAHAVATGNKTRIIGPNCPGLISPGQSNAGIIPANISGPGRIGLVSKSGTLTYQMMYELRDFGFSTAIGIGGDPIIGTTHIDALAAFEADPETAAIVMIGEIGGDAEERAAAYIKENVTKPVVGYVAGFTAPEGKTMGHAGAIVSGSAGTAQAKKEALEAAGVKVGKTPSETAALMREIMQSIG